A section of the Primulina eburnea isolate SZY01 chromosome 1, ASM2296580v1, whole genome shotgun sequence genome encodes:
- the LOC140812910 gene encoding NEP1-interacting protein-like 1, translated as MTGALIGQETESGFVRGASVGAISGAVYSIEVFESSLLLWQSHESGIQCLLYFIDVIGSLLSGRLVRERIGPAMLSAVQSQMKHVETTFEDVPDIFDTGGANGMLVETVEKFPDIYSC; from the exons ATGACTGGAGCGCTTATTGGCCAAGAGACAGAAAGTGGATTTGTTAGAGGGGCTTCGGTTGGTGCCATATCCGGTGCTGTTTACTCCATCGAAGTCTTTGAATCATCACTTCTTTTGTGGCAGTCCCATGAATCTGGGATACAGTGTCTCCTGTATTTT ATTGATGTGATAGGGAGCCTTCTAAGTGGCAGACTTGTCCGCGAGCGTATTGGTCCAGCTATGCTTAGTGCCGTGCAAAGTCAG ATGAAACATGTAGAAACAACATTTGAAGACGTTCCCGACATTTTTGACACCGGTGGGGCAAATGGTATGTTAGTAGAGACAGTTGAAAAGTTCCCAGATATATACTCTTGCTAA
- the LOC140831994 gene encoding la-related protein 1C-like yields MATASDSAASVQSVNSVIDRHSRLASPCSCSSISDQKHVLPSEIFLNQLIAPPASFLAEDGQAEGSENVGVTKKCVWKNPANGVTPQVGALMGTASWPDFSKSARASTKASSSSTDSLEELSHEPIILSQGTSVDSWSSQEVATNSVVEASPFKPVKSSISSGVSPRDNTRWDTGQRGGSHSGHEPHHPCGLLEGTTVDRNFKGMVLLIMAMGSKRYQERWIDDWSYNHQSFGSRVNLAPQQSVASGPFIRGPVSRAPFIPPPPPVGGRPYGPPVFYNDASSFTYFALGPHPGSPGHMPMFPYAPMLSPIPDPHLPSKIVNQIDYYFCDDNLVKDTYLRQKMDVDGWVPINLIANFKKIRELTDNVQLILDALRASNVVEIQGGKVRRKGNWRKWIIPTILFPTRSTEL; encoded by the exons ATGGCTACTGCTTCTGACTCCGCCGCCTCTGTTCAATCTGTAAATTCTGTTATTGATCGCCATTCACGGCTCGCGTCGCCTTGTTCATGTTCGAGTATCTCTGATCAGAAGCACGTTTTGCCTTCTGAAATTTTCCTAAACCAATTAATCGCACCACCTGCTAGTTTCTTGGCCGAGGATGGTCAGGCTGAGGGAAGTGAGAATGTTGGTGTAACCAAGAAGTGTGTTTGGAAAAATCCTGCTAATGGTGTTACTCCGCAGGTTGGTGCTTTGATGGGGACAGCATCTTGGCCTGATTTCTCCAAATCAGCTCGTGCTTCCACGAAGGCTTCTTCGAGTTCGACAGATTCTCTTGAAGAGCTCTCTCACGAACCAATCATTCTGTCACAG GGGACGTCAGTTGACTCTTGGTCTTCACAGGAAGTAGCAACAAATTCAGTGGTTGAAGCGTCTCCTTTTAAGCCAGTGAAGTCCAGCATCTCTTCGGGGGTATCTCCTAGGGACAACACACGTTGGGATACTGGACAGAGAGGAGGATCTCACAGTGGGCATGAGCCACACCATCCGTGTGGTCTTTTAGAAGGAACAACAGTGGACCGCAACTTCAAGGGAATGGTTCTTCTAATCATGGCCATGGGTAGCAAACGATACCAGGAACGTTGGATTGATGATTGGAGCTATAACCATCAATCTTTTGGCAGCAGAGTAAACCTTGCACCCCAGCAGAGTGTCGCCTCTGGGCCCTTCATACGTGGTCCAGTTTCAAGGGCTCCTTTTATTCCTCCACCTCCCCCTGTGGGTGGGCGGCCCTATGGTCCCCCGGTGTTCTACAATG ATGCTTCATCTTTTACGTATTTTGCTCTTGGACCCCACCCAGGTTCACCCGGGCACATGCCTATGTTTCCATATGCACCAATGTTGTCTCCCATACCTGATCCTCACTTGCCTTCCAAAATTGTGAACCAGAtagattattatttttg TGATGATAATTTGGTGAAGGACACATATTTGCGCCAAAAAATGGATGTGGATGGATGGGTTCCCATAAACTTAATAGCAAACTTTAAGAAA ATTAGGGAGCTGACAGACAATGTCCAACTTATATTGGATGCTTTGCGAGCTTCGAATGTGGTGGAAATACAG GGAGGAAAGGTGAGGAGGAAGGGTAACTGGAGAAAATGGATAATTCCAACCATCCTGTTTCCTACAAGATCAACTGAACTTTGA